A window of the Gemmatirosa kalamazoonensis genome harbors these coding sequences:
- a CDS encoding Ig-like domain-containing protein, with the protein MPARPSLGRTPSRAVSAVALTAALAVAAACADDPVSAGPRATPRRLLGDVPRPAIVVSPDTARVVIGRSRRLDAVVRDSAGTPVNAPALAWSSSDTTVARVDSAGVVSGVAVGLARITAARGADSASAIVTVHDASIWSVSVAPREITIVAGDTVPLAAVARDAQDAAVATDAVRWSASSPDVVDVDSVSGVVNARTAGAGWIIASVAGTRDSAAVTVVPGVAAVRVVTSLDTLEAYDVRDMHAVYVDSAGRVVTHGAAVEKRVLRWSSSDTTVARIDSVTGVLTGIDRGTVTITARSDTLVGTATRVVVIRYRSIVAGTEHACDIASGGIAWCWGLNAKDGRIGLPELGDDVKSAAPVRIPGGHRFTKLEAYGRVTCGLEADGKAWCWGNNGWGMLARPTGTYQSATPLLVSETMRFRALTVGDEHVCGIATDDRTYCWGYNGWGQMGTGRTGSFTTPTLAEGGMTLGSVSAGGSFVCGLTPKGEAYCSGYSGQGNLGEGGKISGGNTYLTSPQRVVGGLTFRDIHASNQYACALTPAGAAWCWGNNAGGTLGTTSVSQSSSPVAVDGGLTFRSIATGYGHACGVTTDDALYCWGSNKDGELGTAAAQSGTRAPIRAAGKLAVAEVSAANVATGGGAFTCTIAADRLTTLCWGRNDKGQLGNGTVTPLGPPNVTPSIVVGQKPE; encoded by the coding sequence ATGCCCGCACGTCCGTCGTTGGGCCGGACCCCGTCGCGTGCCGTGAGCGCGGTCGCGCTCACCGCCGCGCTCGCCGTCGCCGCCGCGTGCGCCGACGATCCCGTCTCCGCGGGGCCGCGCGCCACGCCGCGTCGGCTGCTCGGCGACGTGCCGCGCCCGGCGATCGTCGTGTCGCCCGACACCGCGCGCGTCGTGATCGGCCGCAGCCGACGCCTCGACGCCGTCGTGCGCGACTCCGCGGGGACTCCTGTGAATGCCCCGGCGCTCGCGTGGAGCTCGTCGGACACGACCGTCGCGCGCGTGGACTCCGCGGGTGTGGTGAGCGGCGTCGCGGTCGGGCTCGCGCGCATCACCGCGGCGCGCGGCGCCGACAGCGCGAGCGCCATCGTGACCGTGCACGACGCGTCGATCTGGTCGGTGAGCGTCGCGCCGCGCGAGATCACCATCGTCGCCGGCGACACCGTGCCGCTCGCCGCCGTCGCGCGCGACGCGCAGGATGCCGCCGTCGCGACCGACGCGGTGCGCTGGTCCGCATCGTCGCCCGACGTCGTCGACGTGGACAGCGTCAGCGGCGTCGTGAACGCGCGCACCGCGGGCGCCGGCTGGATCATCGCGTCCGTCGCCGGCACGCGTGACAGCGCCGCCGTCACCGTCGTTCCCGGCGTCGCCGCCGTGCGCGTCGTGACGTCGCTCGACACACTCGAGGCCTACGACGTGCGCGACATGCACGCGGTCTACGTCGACAGCGCGGGGCGCGTCGTCACGCACGGCGCGGCGGTCGAGAAGCGCGTGCTGCGCTGGTCGAGCTCCGACACGACCGTCGCGCGCATCGACAGCGTCACCGGCGTGCTGACCGGCATCGACCGCGGAACGGTCACCATCACCGCGCGCAGCGACACGCTCGTCGGCACCGCGACGCGTGTCGTCGTGATCCGCTATCGCTCGATCGTCGCCGGCACCGAGCACGCGTGCGACATCGCGAGCGGCGGCATCGCATGGTGCTGGGGGCTGAACGCGAAGGACGGCCGCATCGGGCTCCCCGAGCTCGGCGACGACGTGAAGAGCGCGGCGCCGGTGCGCATCCCCGGCGGTCACCGCTTCACGAAGCTCGAGGCGTACGGCCGCGTGACGTGCGGTCTCGAGGCCGACGGCAAGGCGTGGTGCTGGGGCAACAACGGCTGGGGGATGCTCGCGCGTCCGACGGGCACGTATCAGAGCGCGACGCCGCTGCTCGTGTCGGAGACGATGCGCTTCCGCGCGCTCACCGTCGGCGACGAGCACGTGTGCGGCATCGCGACGGACGACAGGACGTACTGCTGGGGCTACAACGGCTGGGGGCAGATGGGCACCGGCCGCACCGGCAGCTTCACGACGCCGACGCTCGCCGAGGGGGGCATGACGTTAGGCAGCGTGTCGGCGGGCGGCAGCTTCGTGTGCGGCCTCACGCCGAAGGGCGAAGCCTACTGCTCCGGCTACAGCGGCCAGGGCAACCTCGGCGAGGGCGGCAAGATCTCCGGCGGCAACACGTATCTCACGTCGCCGCAGCGGGTCGTCGGCGGGCTGACGTTCCGCGACATCCACGCGTCGAACCAGTACGCGTGCGCGCTCACGCCGGCCGGTGCGGCGTGGTGCTGGGGGAACAACGCCGGCGGCACGCTCGGCACCACGTCGGTGAGCCAGTCCTCGTCGCCGGTCGCGGTCGACGGCGGCCTGACGTTCCGCTCGATCGCCACCGGCTACGGCCACGCGTGCGGCGTGACGACGGACGACGCGCTGTACTGCTGGGGAAGCAACAAGGACGGCGAGCTGGGCACCGCAGCCGCGCAGAGCGGCACCCGCGCCCCGATCCGCGCCGCCGGCAAGCTCGCCGTGGCCGAGGTGAGCGCCGCGAACGTCGCCACCGGCGGCGGCGCGTTCACCTGCACCATCGCCGCCGACCGCCTCACGACGCTCTGCTGGGGGCGCAACGACAAGGGGCAGCTCGGCAACGGCACCGTGACGCCCCTCGGCCCGCCGAACGTGACGCCGAGCATCGTGGTGGGGCAGAAACCCGAGTGA
- a CDS encoding efflux RND transporter periplasmic adaptor subunit, which produces MSAPPPSGRGARRLLPGAGAFFVVLLFVGAVPRLRRKQALEARTHAVTEAPLVSVVTVKRASASGELLLPGTVQAMREAALYARSSGYVRRFHADIGSRVRAGQLLAEIETPELDQELAQARASLGQVRAAHALARTSLDRWRAMVKDSAATRQELDEKEAGFEAASANLAAGEANVRRLQEMQSFGRVVAPFAGTVTARNVEVGQLVSPAQGGGARPLFVLAQADTGRVMINVPEAAAAQLHPGSDAEIVVQSLGGARFTGRVVRTSGAVEAATRTMLAEVDVPNPNAALLPGMYAQVRLAVRNVTPGVLLPANALVSGPNGPQVALLRGGRVHFTKVELGRDFGTEIEVLSGLDEGATVVVNPSDAVAEGIAVRAVRAEKP; this is translated from the coding sequence GTGAGCGCGCCGCCGCCGTCGGGGCGAGGCGCGCGCCGCCTGCTCCCCGGGGCCGGCGCGTTCTTCGTCGTGCTGCTGTTCGTCGGCGCGGTGCCGCGCCTGCGTCGCAAGCAGGCGCTCGAGGCCCGCACGCACGCGGTGACGGAGGCGCCGCTCGTCTCCGTCGTCACCGTGAAGCGTGCGAGCGCGTCGGGCGAGCTGCTGCTCCCGGGCACGGTGCAGGCGATGCGCGAGGCGGCGCTCTACGCGCGCAGCTCGGGCTACGTGCGCCGCTTCCACGCCGACATCGGCAGCCGCGTGCGCGCCGGACAGCTGCTCGCCGAGATCGAGACGCCGGAGCTCGACCAGGAGCTCGCGCAGGCGCGCGCGTCGCTCGGCCAGGTCCGCGCGGCGCACGCGCTCGCGCGCACGTCGCTCGACCGGTGGCGTGCGATGGTGAAGGACAGCGCGGCGACGCGTCAGGAGCTCGACGAGAAGGAAGCCGGCTTCGAGGCGGCGTCGGCGAACCTCGCGGCGGGCGAGGCGAACGTGCGTCGGCTGCAGGAGATGCAGAGCTTCGGCCGCGTCGTCGCGCCGTTCGCCGGCACGGTGACGGCGCGCAACGTCGAGGTGGGGCAGCTCGTGAGTCCCGCGCAGGGCGGCGGCGCTCGCCCGCTGTTCGTGCTCGCGCAGGCCGATACGGGACGCGTGATGATCAACGTCCCCGAGGCCGCCGCCGCGCAGCTCCATCCGGGCTCCGACGCCGAGATCGTCGTGCAGAGCCTCGGCGGCGCGCGCTTCACGGGGCGCGTAGTGCGCACGTCGGGCGCCGTGGAGGCCGCGACGCGCACCATGCTCGCCGAGGTCGACGTGCCGAACCCGAACGCGGCGCTCCTGCCGGGCATGTACGCGCAGGTGCGCCTCGCGGTGCGCAACGTCACGCCGGGCGTGCTGCTGCCGGCGAACGCGCTCGTCTCCGGGCCTAACGGTCCGCAGGTCGCGCTGCTGCGCGGCGGCCGCGTGCACTTCACGAAGGTGGAGCTGGGCCGCGACTTCGGCACCGAGATCGAGGTGCTGTCCGGGCTGGACGAGGGGGCGACGGTCGTCGTGAACCCGTCGGACGCGGTGGCGGAGGGGATCGCGGTGCGGGCGGTGCGGGCGGAGAAGCCGTGA
- a CDS encoding DUF1345 domain-containing protein, which produces MLATGLFYVALPDDMSAGPPWLLLVVVTLLLVPTVVTQRTGHRAANEAFGYVVTGVLTAALLYAIGRLVTLLPAHREPPIVLLRAAAMLWFATVLVFALWYWRLDAGGPNSRDQRRHAGEAHTRGAFLFPQMTLDVETLREHCDVETHWHPEFIDYLFLAFTASTAFSPTDVPVLSRWAKVLMMAQAVMSLATIALLAARAVNIL; this is translated from the coding sequence GTGCTCGCGACGGGACTGTTCTACGTCGCGCTCCCCGACGACATGAGCGCGGGGCCGCCGTGGCTGCTGCTCGTCGTGGTCACGCTGCTGCTCGTGCCGACGGTCGTCACGCAGCGCACGGGGCACCGCGCCGCGAACGAGGCGTTCGGCTACGTCGTGACCGGGGTCCTGACGGCGGCGCTGCTCTATGCGATCGGCCGCCTCGTGACGCTGCTGCCGGCGCACCGTGAGCCGCCGATCGTGCTGCTACGCGCCGCCGCGATGCTCTGGTTCGCGACGGTGCTCGTGTTCGCGCTCTGGTACTGGCGGCTGGACGCCGGGGGGCCGAACAGCCGCGACCAGCGTCGCCACGCCGGCGAGGCGCACACGCGCGGCGCGTTCCTCTTCCCGCAGATGACGCTCGACGTGGAGACGCTGCGCGAGCACTGCGACGTGGAGACGCACTGGCACCCCGAGTTCATCGACTACCTGTTCCTCGCGTTCACCGCGAGCACCGCGTTCTCGCCGACGGACGTGCCGGTGCTGTCGCGGTGGGCGAAGGTGCTGATGATGGCGCAGGCGGTGATGTCGCTGGCGACGATCGCGCTGCTCGCGGCGCGGGCGGTGAACATACTCTGA
- a CDS encoding TlpA family protein disulfide reductase has product MSHRGRVALGALSLVLLAACGGGTKPSAGAGASTGAAPAATSGAAAATASAAAFRPLAPGDSVPPYAAPTLAGDTVRVAAGGPLTLVNVWATWCTSCREEMADLEAVHRDYGARGVRVVAVSVDEGDAARVRRFVAHEKLTMPIALDPEGRIQQTYSVVGVPETFLVGRDGRLVWRHAGGLHDDPAAARGAIDRALASAVPNGSPNAAVSTGSAGADSTRAASRD; this is encoded by the coding sequence GTGAGCCATCGCGGGCGCGTCGCGTTAGGCGCCCTCTCGCTCGTGCTCCTCGCCGCGTGCGGCGGCGGGACGAAGCCGTCGGCCGGCGCGGGCGCGTCGACCGGCGCCGCGCCGGCTGCCACGTCGGGTGCCGCGGCCGCGACCGCGTCCGCGGCCGCGTTCCGACCACTCGCGCCGGGCGACAGCGTGCCGCCGTACGCCGCGCCGACGCTCGCGGGCGACACGGTGCGCGTGGCCGCGGGCGGTCCGCTCACGCTCGTGAACGTGTGGGCCACGTGGTGCACGTCGTGCCGCGAGGAGATGGCCGACCTGGAGGCCGTGCACCGCGACTACGGCGCGCGCGGCGTGCGCGTCGTCGCGGTGAGCGTGGACGAGGGCGACGCGGCGCGTGTGCGTCGGTTCGTCGCGCACGAGAAGCTGACGATGCCGATCGCGCTCGATCCCGAGGGGCGGATCCAGCAGACGTACAGCGTCGTCGGCGTGCCGGAGACGTTCCTCGTCGGCCGCGACGGCCGGCTCGTGTGGCGGCACGCGGGCGGGCTCCACGACGATCCGGCCGCCGCCCGCGGCGCGATCGACCGCGCGCTCGCGTCGGCGGTGCCTAACGGATCGCCCAACGCGGCCGTGTCCACCGGGAGCGCCGGCGCCGACTCCACGCGCGCGGCGTCGCGCGACTGA